The Bacillus sp. Marseille-Q1617 genome has a segment encoding these proteins:
- a CDS encoding nicotinate phosphoribosyltransferase has translation MTHFTDDSLALHTDLYQINMTKAYWDDDFHNRKAVFEVFFRKLPFGNGYAVFAGLERVIEYVKNIHFSDSDIEYLRELGYEEEFLQYLKDLRFTGTIRSMREGELAFANEPLLRIEAPLAQAQLLETAILNIINYQTLIATKANRIKQVVHDEVVMEFGTRRAHELDAAIWGTRAAFIGGFDATSNVRAGKIFGMPVSGTHAHSLVQAYQDDYTAFHKYAESHKDCVFLVDTYDTLKSGVPAAIKVAKELGDKINFKGIRLDSGDMAYLSKKARKMLDEAGFTETKIIASNDLDEYTILNLKAQGAEIDVWGVGTKLITAYDQPALGAVYKLASIENEQGEMEDSIKISSNAEKVSTPGLKKVYRIINKVNHKSEGDYITLEHENPQNEDRVKMFHPVHTYISKFVTNFEARELHADVFRDGELVYETPSLQEMREFVNENLELLWDEYKRSMNPEEYPVDLSDECWTNKMNLIQKVKAEVKERFHSGR, from the coding sequence ATGACACATTTTACAGATGATAGCTTAGCATTGCATACAGATTTGTATCAGATCAATATGACGAAGGCCTATTGGGATGATGACTTCCATAATCGAAAGGCTGTTTTTGAGGTGTTCTTTCGAAAGCTGCCTTTTGGGAATGGATATGCGGTGTTTGCCGGTTTGGAACGTGTGATAGAGTATGTGAAAAATATTCATTTCAGTGATAGTGATATTGAGTATTTAAGAGAGCTGGGATATGAGGAAGAGTTCCTGCAGTATTTGAAGGATCTTCGATTCACCGGGACGATCCGTTCCATGCGGGAGGGGGAGCTCGCATTTGCGAATGAGCCGCTTCTGCGAATTGAAGCGCCTCTTGCTCAGGCACAGCTTCTCGAGACGGCGATCCTGAATATCATTAACTATCAAACATTGATTGCAACAAAAGCGAACCGGATCAAGCAGGTGGTTCATGATGAAGTGGTGATGGAATTCGGTACCCGCCGTGCGCATGAGCTGGATGCCGCGATCTGGGGGACACGTGCTGCTTTCATCGGCGGATTCGATGCCACCAGTAATGTCCGTGCAGGGAAGATTTTCGGAATGCCAGTATCAGGTACTCATGCCCATTCTTTGGTCCAGGCGTATCAGGATGATTACACTGCATTCCATAAGTACGCTGAGAGCCATAAGGACTGCGTGTTCCTGGTTGATACGTATGACACGTTGAAATCCGGCGTACCGGCCGCAATAAAGGTCGCGAAAGAGCTTGGTGATAAGATTAATTTTAAGGGGATCCGTCTGGATAGCGGCGACATGGCCTACTTATCCAAGAAAGCGCGAAAAATGCTGGATGAAGCTGGTTTTACTGAAACAAAAATTATTGCCTCCAATGATTTGGATGAATACACGATTTTAAATTTGAAGGCCCAGGGGGCAGAGATTGATGTATGGGGAGTCGGTACGAAGCTGATCACGGCGTATGATCAGCCGGCGCTCGGTGCTGTGTACAAGCTTGCTTCGATCGAGAACGAACAGGGGGAGATGGAGGATTCCATTAAGATTTCCAGCAATGCGGAAAAAGTTTCGACTCCTGGATTGAAAAAGGTTTATCGCATCATCAATAAGGTTAATCATAAATCAGAGGGGGATTATATCACGCTTGAGCATGAAAATCCCCAAAACGAAGACCGTGTCAAGATGTTCCATCCGGTTCACACGTATATCAGCAAGTTTGTGACGAATTTTGAAGCGAGAGAGCTGCATGCCGATGTATTCAGAGATGGTGAACTGGTATATGAAACACCTTCCCTTCAGGAAATGAGGGAGTTTGTCAACGAGAACCTGGAGCTGCTTTGGGATGAATACAAGCGTTCGATGAACCCTGAAGAATATCCGGTGGACTTAAGCGATGAGTGCTGGACGAACAAGATGAACCTCATCCAGAAGGTGAAAGCCGAAGTGAAGGAACGGTTCCATTCCGGCAGGTAA